One window of Hylemonella gracilis genomic DNA carries:
- a CDS encoding CDP-6-deoxy-delta-3,4-glucoseen reductase, producing the protein MTYQVTVQPSGRSFGVEPGEAILAAGIRAGIGLPYGCRDGACGSCKSKKLSGTVVHGVHQAKALSPEEEAAGLVLTCCGVPHSDVVLESRQVVEAGAFPIKKLPVRVSTLERLSSDVMRIVLQLPANDGFQYHAGQYVDFLLRDGSRRSYSMATAPHTRAGQPDATPPVGAMMELHIRHMPGGKFTDHVFGAMKEKEILRAEGPFGSFSLREDSDKPLVLLASGTGFAPIKALIEQIQHKGITRPATLYWGGRRPQDFYLNDWVVQKVAEMPNLKYVPVASDALPEDGWTGRSGFVHAAVLQDIPNLSGHQVYACGAPIVVESAQRDYVKAGLPEEEFFADSFTSEADKHGA; encoded by the coding sequence ATGACATACCAAGTCACGGTGCAGCCGAGCGGGCGCAGTTTTGGCGTGGAGCCGGGCGAGGCGATTCTGGCCGCTGGCATCCGGGCGGGCATCGGCCTGCCCTATGGCTGCCGCGACGGCGCCTGCGGTTCCTGCAAGAGCAAGAAGCTTTCCGGCACGGTGGTGCATGGTGTCCACCAAGCCAAGGCCCTGAGCCCCGAGGAAGAAGCCGCGGGCCTGGTGCTGACCTGCTGCGGCGTGCCGCACAGCGATGTGGTGCTCGAATCGCGCCAAGTGGTGGAGGCGGGCGCCTTCCCCATCAAGAAGTTGCCGGTGCGTGTGAGCACGCTGGAACGGCTCTCGTCCGACGTGATGCGCATCGTGCTGCAACTGCCGGCCAACGACGGCTTCCAGTACCACGCCGGCCAGTACGTGGACTTCCTGCTGCGTGACGGCTCGCGCCGCAGCTACTCCATGGCCACCGCGCCCCACACCCGCGCAGGCCAGCCGGACGCCACCCCGCCCGTGGGCGCGATGATGGAACTGCACATCCGCCACATGCCGGGCGGTAAGTTCACCGACCACGTGTTTGGCGCGATGAAAGAAAAGGAAATCCTGCGCGCCGAAGGCCCCTTCGGCAGCTTCTCCCTGCGCGAGGACAGCGACAAGCCCCTGGTGCTGCTGGCCTCGGGCACGGGCTTCGCGCCCATCAAGGCTTTGATCGAGCAGATACAGCACAAAGGCATCACACGACCCGCCACCCTGTACTGGGGCGGCCGCCGCCCGCAGGATTTCTATCTGAACGACTGGGTCGTGCAGAAGGTCGCGGAGATGCCTAACCTGAAGTACGTGCCCGTGGCCTCTGATGCCTTGCCCGAAGACGGCTGGACCGGCCGGAGCGGTTTCGTCCACGCCGCCGTGCTGCAAGACATCCCCAATCTGTCGGGCCACCAGGTCTACGCCTGCGGCGCGCCCATCGTGGTCGAGTCGGCCCAGCGCGATTACGTGAAAGCCGGCCTCCCCGAGGAAGAATTCTTCGCCGATTCCTTCACCAGCGAGGCAGACAAGCATGGCGCGTAG
- a CDS encoding Bug family tripartite tricarboxylate transporter substrate binding protein, translating into MKRRILPMLALVVLGLAQLPASAQDKPIRLVVPYAPGGPLDITARFLAERVKDTLGTVIIDNKPGAGGNIGTDAVAKAAPDGLTIGLAATATHAVNPWLFSKMPYNAATDFSPITQMVRVPNVLVMNANTAQKLNINSLQDLIAYAEANPGKLNYGSGGNGSAGHLAGELFKSRAGINALHVPFNGANPAQLALLSGQVDFNFDNLATAAVNIRAGKLKALAVTSIKRSPALPDVPAVAETLKGFAVDTWWGLVAPAGMPKDVVARLNKAFVTALNTPETHERFASLMAEPVPTTPEAFGALMKAELAKYESMVKASGARVD; encoded by the coding sequence ATGAAACGCCGCATTCTGCCCATGCTGGCCCTGGTCGTCCTCGGCCTGGCCCAGCTTCCCGCCAGCGCACAGGACAAGCCCATCCGCCTCGTCGTTCCTTACGCACCCGGCGGCCCGCTGGACATCACGGCGCGCTTTCTGGCGGAGCGCGTGAAGGACACGCTGGGCACGGTCATCATCGACAACAAGCCTGGCGCGGGGGGCAACATCGGCACGGATGCCGTCGCCAAGGCGGCTCCGGATGGCCTGACCATCGGACTGGCGGCGACGGCCACGCACGCCGTCAACCCTTGGCTGTTCAGCAAGATGCCGTATAACGCCGCGACGGATTTCTCGCCCATCACGCAGATGGTGCGCGTGCCGAATGTGCTGGTGATGAATGCCAACACTGCGCAGAAGTTGAACATCAACAGCCTGCAGGATCTGATTGCCTACGCCGAGGCCAACCCCGGCAAGCTCAACTACGGTAGCGGCGGCAACGGCAGCGCCGGGCATCTGGCGGGTGAGTTGTTCAAGTCGCGGGCAGGCATCAATGCCCTGCATGTGCCCTTCAATGGCGCCAATCCGGCGCAACTGGCCCTGCTCAGCGGCCAGGTGGATTTCAACTTCGACAACCTGGCCACCGCGGCGGTCAACATCCGCGCGGGCAAGCTCAAGGCGCTGGCGGTGACCTCGATCAAGCGCAGTCCTGCCTTGCCGGATGTGCCCGCCGTGGCCGAAACGCTCAAGGGTTTCGCGGTGGACACCTGGTGGGGGCTGGTGGCACCTGCTGGCATGCCCAAGGACGTGGTGGCGAGGCTGAACAAGGCCTTTGTCACGGCCTTGAACACACCGGAAACACATGAGCGGTTCGCCTCGTTGATGGCCGAACCCGTGCCCACTACGCCCGAGGCCTTCGGCGCCTTAATGAAAGCCGAGTTGGCAAAGTACGAGTCGATGGTCAAGGCGTCCGGGGCTAGGGTGGACTGA
- a CDS encoding SRPBCC family protein, protein MNASKKSETTPMKNRTTVERKSEREVVVTRTFNAPARLVFEAWTRPELFQRWWVPKSMGMTLLSCAMDVRVGGQYRLEFSFQGAQAVFFGTYQEVTPPSRLVWTNEESEDGAVTTVTFEEKDGQTLLVMHELYPSKEALDAAGTGASEALVETFGQLDELLPTLGARAVR, encoded by the coding sequence ATGAACGCAAGCAAAAAAAGTGAGACCACCCCCATGAAGAACCGCACCACGGTAGAACGGAAGTCCGAGCGCGAGGTCGTCGTCACGCGCACATTCAACGCCCCGGCGCGCCTCGTGTTCGAGGCCTGGACCCGGCCCGAGCTCTTCCAGCGTTGGTGGGTCCCGAAGTCCATGGGCATGACCTTGCTTTCCTGCGCCATGGATGTGCGCGTCGGCGGCCAGTACCGTCTTGAGTTCAGCTTCCAGGGCGCGCAGGCGGTGTTCTTCGGCACCTACCAGGAAGTGACACCCCCTTCGCGCCTGGTCTGGACCAACGAAGAAAGCGAAGACGGCGCCGTCACCACGGTGACCTTCGAGGAAAAGGATGGACAGACGCTGCTCGTCATGCACGAGCTCTATCCCTCGAAGGAAGCACTTGACGCAGCCGGTACGGGCGCGTCGGAAGCGCTGGTCGAGACCTTCGGCCAGCTGGACGAGTTGCTCCCAACCCTGGGCGCACGCGCGGTACGTTGA
- a CDS encoding fumarate hydratase C-terminal domain-containing protein yields the protein MKHLTLPLTRADVEGLELGEMVVLSGCVTMSIGLPTHRRMVELLDAGKPLPVDLRDGAFMHLSCYNRERPDGGQEALYLNPTTSTRYNAYMPRLVEGAGLRLVGGKGGLDEASVQALQRQGCAYLSFLGGGCALLSQAIRRVVSVHWPEEIAQFRLLTLEVQELGPATVAIDAHGNSLYEQLRARAMARLRQERAAQVLP from the coding sequence ATGAAACACCTGACCCTGCCGCTGACGCGTGCCGACGTCGAAGGCCTGGAACTGGGCGAAATGGTCGTGCTCAGCGGTTGCGTGACCATGAGCATCGGCCTGCCCACGCATCGGCGCATGGTTGAGCTGCTGGACGCAGGTAAGCCTTTGCCCGTGGACCTGCGCGATGGTGCTTTCATGCACCTGAGCTGCTACAACCGTGAGCGCCCGGACGGCGGGCAGGAAGCGCTCTATCTCAACCCGACCACCAGCACCCGCTACAACGCCTACATGCCGCGCCTGGTGGAAGGCGCGGGCCTGCGTCTGGTGGGCGGCAAGGGCGGCCTGGACGAGGCCAGCGTGCAGGCCCTGCAGCGTCAGGGTTGCGCCTACCTGTCTTTCCTGGGCGGCGGCTGCGCCTTGCTCTCGCAGGCGATCCGACGGGTCGTGTCCGTGCACTGGCCCGAAGAGATTGCGCAGTTCCGCCTGCTCACGTTGGAGGTACAGGAACTCGGCCCCGCCACCGTGGCCATCGACGCGCACGGCAACAGCCTCTATGAACAGTTGCGGGCGCGGGCCATGGCGCGGTTGCGGCAAGAGCGGGCCGCGCAAGTCCTGCCCTGA
- a CDS encoding ArsR/SmtB family transcription factor yields the protein MVQYQSNRITASFAALSDATRRGVLEQLGHSDASITDLADKFHLTLTGMKKHVNVLEQAGFVITEKVGRVRTCKLGLRRLEEEAAWIARYHQLWAARFNALDDVIEELKHQEQFHERKQKK from the coding sequence ATGGTTCAGTATCAATCCAACCGCATCACCGCCTCGTTCGCCGCGCTCTCGGACGCCACCCGCCGGGGCGTCCTGGAGCAGCTCGGGCATTCGGACGCGTCCATCACGGACCTGGCCGACAAGTTCCACCTCACCCTCACGGGCATGAAGAAGCACGTGAACGTGCTGGAACAGGCGGGCTTTGTCATCACGGAAAAGGTCGGACGCGTGCGGACCTGCAAGCTCGGCCTGCGCCGGCTGGAAGAAGAAGCGGCCTGGATCGCGCGCTACCACCAACTCTGGGCCGCACGCTTTAACGCGCTGGACGACGTCATCGAGGAACTGAAACACCAGGAGCAATTCCATGAACGCAAGCAAAAAAAGTGA
- a CDS encoding amidohydrolase family protein, translating into MSASQRPLLFDSHAHLVAHDQTRYPRNPMQRAADAPYRPPGVIGRPGGHHGPNPINEVPDAEPMLRWMREENVDGAVAVQKRMVYRYDNSYILDSSDAHPDIFSAVVILDAEDPGTPELVRRWVRDHGLAGLRLFGGRKPDGSMPWLNSPQALKSWEVINEAGLVMDLEVLAQGGGGPSIPAIIELSERYPNARIVLDHLLEPELHDGEHFGLDERWETLAGRERIFFKFTSINLDHCREEGYPAKQVLRRAVDLFGADHVMWGSDIGTSSGTYKDMVQRMIDASDLLTPAEQRAVWHDTGRRVFVKGGHVNAGGKGSKAGS; encoded by the coding sequence ATGAGTGCTTCCCAACGCCCCCTGCTGTTCGACTCCCACGCCCACCTGGTCGCGCACGACCAGACCCGTTACCCGCGCAATCCCATGCAGCGCGCCGCGGATGCGCCCTACCGCCCGCCGGGCGTGATCGGTCGGCCCGGTGGCCACCACGGCCCGAACCCGATCAACGAGGTGCCCGACGCTGAACCCATGCTGCGCTGGATGCGCGAGGAAAACGTCGACGGCGCGGTGGCCGTGCAAAAGCGCATGGTCTACCGCTACGACAACAGCTACATCCTCGACTCCTCTGACGCTCACCCGGACATCTTTTCGGCGGTGGTGATTCTCGACGCGGAGGACCCGGGTACGCCCGAGCTGGTGCGGCGCTGGGTGCGTGACCACGGCCTGGCCGGCCTGCGCCTCTTCGGTGGGCGCAAGCCCGACGGCAGCATGCCCTGGCTCAATTCGCCGCAGGCGCTCAAGAGCTGGGAGGTCATCAACGAGGCCGGTCTGGTGATGGACCTGGAAGTGCTGGCGCAGGGCGGGGGCGGGCCGTCGATCCCGGCCATCATCGAACTGTCGGAGCGTTACCCGAACGCGCGCATCGTGCTGGACCACCTGCTGGAGCCGGAATTGCACGATGGTGAACATTTCGGCTTGGACGAACGCTGGGAAACCCTGGCCGGCCGCGAGCGCATCTTCTTCAAGTTCACCTCGATCAACCTCGACCACTGCCGCGAGGAAGGCTACCCGGCCAAGCAGGTGCTGCGCCGTGCGGTGGACCTGTTCGGTGCCGACCATGTGATGTGGGGTTCTGACATCGGCACCTCGTCTGGCACCTACAAGGACATGGTGCAGCGCATGATCGACGCCTCCGACCTGCTGACGCCGGCGGAGCAGCGCGCGGTCTGGCACGACACCGGCCGGCGCGTGTTCGTCAAGGGCGGGCACGTGAACGCGGGTGGGAAGGGAAGCAAGGCCGGTTCATGA
- a CDS encoding Bug family tripartite tricarboxylate transporter substrate binding protein, which produces MKRRIALAALALAATMPAAFAADWPVKPITLIVPFPAGGSTDAVARLVAQRLGETLGQQVVVDNRAGAGGNLGTDAVSRAAADGYTLALSTSGPLANNKFLYPKMSFDPLRDLTPVIAVGEIPMGIAVNPALKAATLQDLLKEMRARPEQVSIGNPGNGTIGHLTTELVESQAQVRAMNVPYKGDAPLIVDVMAGTIDAVVMPITALLPQLQSGKLRGLAVTSRQRFAGLPNVPTTAEQGLQAESTVWLAVVGPRNLPAPIVSRLNKDINAILATPEARAKLAQYGASALGGTPQQLNGRMVSDSAKWQKVITDARITLE; this is translated from the coding sequence ATGAAAAGACGCATCGCGCTGGCAGCACTGGCGCTGGCCGCAACAATGCCCGCCGCTTTCGCGGCCGACTGGCCCGTCAAACCCATCACCCTGATCGTGCCCTTTCCGGCCGGCGGCAGCACCGACGCCGTGGCGCGCCTGGTCGCGCAGCGCCTGGGCGAGACGCTGGGCCAGCAGGTGGTGGTGGACAACCGCGCTGGCGCCGGCGGCAACCTGGGTACCGACGCGGTCAGCCGGGCTGCGGCCGATGGCTACACGCTGGCGCTGTCCACTTCGGGACCGCTTGCGAACAACAAGTTCCTCTATCCGAAGATGTCCTTTGACCCGTTGCGGGACCTGACTCCCGTCATCGCGGTCGGCGAGATTCCCATGGGCATCGCCGTCAATCCGGCGTTGAAAGCAGCCACGTTGCAGGACCTGCTGAAAGAGATGCGCGCGCGGCCGGAGCAGGTTTCCATCGGCAATCCAGGCAACGGCACCATCGGCCATCTCACGACGGAGTTGGTCGAGTCGCAGGCCCAGGTCCGGGCCATGAACGTGCCTTACAAAGGCGATGCACCGCTCATCGTCGACGTCATGGCAGGCACCATTGACGCGGTGGTCATGCCGATCACGGCGCTGCTGCCGCAGCTGCAGTCCGGCAAGCTCCGGGGCCTGGCGGTCACTTCGCGGCAGCGCTTTGCCGGTCTGCCCAACGTGCCCACGACCGCGGAGCAGGGGCTGCAAGCCGAGTCCACCGTCTGGCTGGCCGTCGTCGGTCCGCGTAACCTGCCCGCGCCCATCGTGAGCCGGCTGAACAAGGACATCAACGCCATCCTCGCCACGCCCGAGGCGCGCGCGAAGCTGGCGCAGTACGGCGCCTCCGCCCTGGGCGGTACACCGCAGCAACTGAACGGCCGGATGGTTTCTGACAGCGCCAAGTGGCAGAAAGTCATCACGGACGCGCGCATCACCCTGGAATGA
- a CDS encoding MFS transporter — protein sequence MSASASPAASAPANTPRQVAIASLVGTAIEFYDYYIYAAAAVLVFNSQFFPKGNDSIAMLASLSTLALAFLARPFGSALFGHFGDKLGRKQTLVASLLTMGLSTVAIGLLPTYDSIGLWAPVLLCIFRIGQGIGLGGEWGGAALVATENAPQGQRGWFGSFPQLGAPIGLFAANGVFFLVSAWLGVEAMVEWGWRIPFLLSIVLVGVGLYVRLNLHESRVFRQAEEAGRKVHAPVGVVFSKHGLALLRGTLIMTTTYVLFYLMTAFVQVYSKSPAAVSAAGHALGLGIPANTFTGILLIGAVVFGLCTSLGGVLADRMGRRKWLILVTLAIAAFGLSMPYMLAGATPGSLLAFVCVGFVLMGATFGPMAALLPELFPTEVRYSGASLAYNLASIVGASVPTLVALQINASHGLSGVGLYLAANCLLTLAALAASRETRDLDLNRV from the coding sequence ATGTCTGCTTCTGCCTCTCCCGCTGCGTCGGCACCCGCCAACACGCCGCGCCAAGTCGCCATTGCCTCGCTCGTGGGCACGGCCATCGAGTTCTACGATTACTACATCTACGCCGCCGCCGCGGTGCTGGTCTTCAACTCCCAGTTCTTCCCCAAGGGCAACGATTCGATCGCCATGCTGGCCTCGCTGTCCACGCTGGCGCTGGCTTTCCTGGCGCGGCCCTTCGGCTCGGCGCTGTTCGGCCACTTCGGCGACAAGCTGGGCCGCAAGCAGACCCTGGTGGCTTCGCTGCTGACCATGGGTCTGTCCACGGTGGCCATCGGCCTGCTGCCGACCTACGACAGCATCGGCCTGTGGGCGCCGGTGCTGCTGTGCATCTTCCGCATCGGCCAGGGCATCGGCCTGGGCGGTGAATGGGGCGGTGCGGCCCTGGTCGCGACCGAGAACGCGCCCCAGGGCCAGCGCGGCTGGTTCGGCAGCTTCCCGCAGCTGGGTGCGCCCATCGGCCTGTTCGCGGCCAATGGCGTGTTCTTCCTGGTCAGCGCCTGGCTGGGCGTGGAGGCCATGGTCGAGTGGGGCTGGCGCATCCCCTTCCTGCTGTCCATCGTGCTGGTGGGCGTGGGCCTGTACGTGCGCCTGAACCTGCATGAGAGCCGCGTGTTCCGCCAGGCCGAGGAAGCCGGCCGCAAAGTGCATGCGCCGGTGGGCGTGGTGTTCAGCAAGCACGGGCTGGCGCTGCTGCGGGGCACCCTGATCATGACCACCACCTATGTGCTGTTCTATTTGATGACGGCCTTCGTGCAGGTGTATTCCAAGAGCCCGGCGGCCGTGTCCGCGGCTGGGCACGCGCTGGGCCTGGGCATTCCGGCCAACACCTTCACCGGCATCCTGTTGATCGGCGCGGTGGTGTTCGGTCTCTGCACCAGCCTGGGCGGCGTGCTGGCCGACCGCATGGGGCGTCGCAAATGGTTGATTCTCGTGACCTTGGCCATTGCGGCTTTCGGCTTGTCCATGCCTTATATGTTGGCCGGCGCCACGCCGGGGTCTTTGCTGGCCTTCGTCTGCGTGGGTTTCGTGCTGATGGGCGCGACCTTTGGCCCCATGGCGGCGCTGCTGCCCGAGCTGTTCCCGACCGAGGTGCGTTACTCCGGCGCCTCGCTGGCCTACAACCTGGCCTCCATCGTCGGGGCCTCGGTGCCGACCCTGGTGGCCCTGCAGATCAATGCCAGCCACGGCCTGTCGGGGGTGGGCCTGTACCTTGCCGCGAACTGCCTGCTGACCCTGGCCGCGCTCGCTGCCTCGCGTGAGACGCGCGATCTGGACCTGAACCGGGTCTGA
- a CDS encoding HpcH/HpaI aldolase family protein, producing MSYTLPLGADHHVGTFVKTTSPQVIEILGDSGLDFAVLDAEHAPYDRAALDLSLLAGRAAGLPLFVRVAEHTAACLLSALDLGAAGVLVPHVDSAQDAREAVAHCRYVGGDRGYSSSPRAAGYGARGMKQAIAHGDLSIVACQIESVAAVEQAAQIAAVPGVDVLFIGRADLALSMGLDNAQDPRVSEATQGVIRAALAAGKTAGMFVGSTAEREKYRALGVSWFIQGSDQSLLRQAAQATARARSPETSS from the coding sequence ATGAGCTACACACTTCCTCTCGGCGCGGACCACCACGTCGGCACCTTCGTCAAAACGACATCGCCCCAGGTCATCGAGATCCTGGGCGACAGCGGTCTGGATTTCGCCGTGCTCGACGCCGAGCACGCGCCGTATGACCGCGCCGCGTTGGACCTCTCCTTGCTCGCGGGCCGCGCCGCAGGACTGCCGCTGTTCGTGCGCGTGGCGGAACACACGGCCGCCTGCCTGCTGTCCGCGCTGGACCTGGGCGCGGCCGGCGTGCTGGTGCCGCACGTGGACAGCGCGCAAGACGCGCGTGAGGCGGTGGCGCACTGCCGCTACGTGGGTGGCGACCGGGGTTATTCCAGTTCACCGCGCGCGGCCGGTTACGGCGCGCGGGGCATGAAGCAGGCCATCGCGCATGGCGACCTCAGCATCGTGGCCTGCCAGATCGAGAGCGTGGCCGCCGTGGAACAGGCCGCGCAGATCGCCGCCGTGCCGGGCGTGGACGTGCTCTTCATCGGTCGCGCCGACCTGGCGCTGTCCATGGGCCTGGACAACGCGCAGGACCCGCGCGTGAGCGAGGCCACGCAAGGCGTGATCCGCGCGGCCCTGGCCGCCGGCAAGACCGCCGGCATGTTCGTCGGCAGCACGGCCGAGCGCGAGAAATACCGCGCTCTGGGCGTGAGCTGGTTCATCCAGGGTTCGGACCAATCGTTGTTGCGCCAGGCGGCGCAGGCGACGGCCCGGGCCCGTTCTCCGGAGACTTCGTCATGA
- a CDS encoding fumarate hydratase: MAITSEQITQLTADLYEWSLKKIPDDTHAALAAAVPRETNDTGRKTLTIMLKSADAAHETGGLVCSDVGIPTYSVKIGTRVQFEGPVRQAIVDGFARMVARSDPPLLKMVTHPLTHVRGHAGKDMPIVIFDVIDDADYVDIICAPKAMGTGRWEASTNFVYPTAQDIEAYVLDTVLNAGSQACPPIVVGVGIGGTLDYAARLAKDAVLRPVGEKGGVNPDPMLADMEERLLRAINTMGFGPMGTGGDTTAMAVHVDYAASHGFVPVVVSLNCWINRRTRARIHHDGRVERIE; encoded by the coding sequence ATGGCCATTACCTCCGAGCAAATCACCCAACTCACCGCCGACCTTTACGAGTGGTCGCTCAAGAAGATCCCGGACGACACCCACGCGGCGCTGGCCGCGGCCGTGCCGCGCGAGACGAACGACACCGGCCGCAAGACGCTGACCATCATGCTCAAGAGCGCGGATGCGGCGCACGAGACGGGTGGCCTGGTGTGTTCCGACGTCGGCATTCCGACCTACAGCGTGAAGATCGGCACGCGCGTGCAGTTCGAAGGCCCGGTGCGCCAGGCCATCGTGGACGGTTTCGCGCGCATGGTCGCGCGCAGTGACCCGCCCCTCCTCAAGATGGTGACACACCCGCTCACGCACGTGCGCGGCCATGCGGGCAAGGACATGCCCATCGTCATCTTCGACGTGATCGACGACGCGGACTACGTGGACATCATCTGCGCGCCCAAGGCCATGGGCACAGGCCGCTGGGAGGCTTCGACCAATTTCGTCTACCCCACGGCGCAGGACATCGAGGCCTACGTGCTCGACACCGTGCTGAACGCCGGTTCGCAGGCCTGCCCGCCCATCGTCGTCGGCGTGGGCATCGGCGGCACCCTGGACTACGCCGCGCGTCTGGCCAAGGACGCCGTGCTGCGTCCTGTGGGTGAAAAGGGCGGCGTGAACCCTGATCCGATGCTGGCGGACATGGAGGAGCGCCTGCTGCGCGCCATCAACACGATGGGCTTCGGCCCCATGGGCACGGGCGGCGACACCACCGCGATGGCGGTGCATGTGGACTACGCGGCTTCGCACGGCTTCGTGCCGGTGGTCGTGAGCCTGAACTGCTGGATCAATCGCCGCACGCGCGCGCGCATCCACCACGACGGCCGGGTGGAGCGCATCGAATGA
- a CDS encoding flavin reductase family protein, which translates to MMAPHRYTTVSAEGMDTATAYRLICGVVVPRPVAWITTIDRDGRVNAAPFSSYNYVAHSPPMVAVNIGTRLGELKDTARNIRDSGWFCVNVATEDTMETLHRCGADYPPEVSEPEALGIALLPGVATPVPRIAASPIHLECKLDQAVALGRGLNTLYIGEVLAFHLSDAVYDGRHVDSVKLRPIARLGGPWYAALGETFHRPALQRPPGEPESSTSQSQA; encoded by the coding sequence ATGATGGCGCCACACCGCTACACCACCGTGTCCGCCGAAGGCATGGACACGGCCACGGCCTACCGCCTGATCTGCGGCGTGGTGGTGCCGCGCCCGGTGGCCTGGATCACGACCATCGACCGCGATGGGCGCGTCAACGCCGCGCCCTTCAGTTCCTACAACTACGTGGCCCACAGCCCGCCCATGGTGGCGGTCAACATCGGCACCCGGCTGGGGGAGTTGAAGGACACCGCGCGCAACATCCGCGACAGCGGCTGGTTCTGCGTCAACGTGGCCACCGAAGACACGATGGAGACCCTGCACCGCTGTGGCGCGGACTACCCGCCCGAAGTCAGCGAGCCCGAGGCCCTGGGCATCGCCTTGCTGCCGGGTGTTGCCACGCCGGTGCCGCGCATCGCCGCCTCGCCCATCCATCTGGAATGCAAGCTGGATCAAGCCGTGGCCTTGGGCCGCGGCCTGAACACCCTCTACATCGGCGAAGTGCTGGCCTTCCATCTGTCCGACGCCGTGTACGACGGCCGCCATGTGGACAGCGTGAAGCTGCGACCCATCGCGCGCCTGGGTGGCCCCTGGTACGCGGCCCTGGGCGAAACCTTCCATCGCCCGGCCTTGCAGCGCCCGCCGGGTGAACCCGAGTCTTCAACCAGCCAGAGCCAGGCATGA
- a CDS encoding NAD-dependent epimerase/dehydratase family protein, protein MILPVPRRRAGPPLPRSGRPALRPALPMRFRRTRLLIVGCGDVGLRAAAALPARVRVLALSSSPARYPELRARGIAPLAGNLDQPTSLRRLASLAPRVLHLAPPPGQGEGDPRTRALLRALARGSAQSPGAGFGYGIALVYGSTSGVYGDCAGALIDETRTPRPLSARARRRVAAERMLRDWGRHGAQRRVSILRIPGIYAPDRPGGTPRERLLAGTPTLRAEDDVYTSHIHADDLARACLAALWRGRAHRIYHASDDTRLKLGDYLDLAAERYGLPSAPRLTRAQAEQALTPERMSFLRESRQLDNRRLKQELRLRLRHPTVVQGL, encoded by the coding sequence ATGATTTTGCCAGTCCCCCGGCGCCGCGCCGGACCACCCCTGCCCCGGTCCGGTCGCCCTGCCCTCCGCCCTGCCCTGCCCATGCGTTTCAGGCGCACCCGCCTGCTGATCGTGGGCTGTGGCGACGTGGGCCTGCGGGCCGCGGCCGCCCTGCCAGCCCGGGTGCGCGTGCTGGCCCTGAGCTCCAGCCCCGCGCGCTACCCGGAACTGCGCGCGCGCGGCATTGCCCCCCTGGCCGGCAACCTGGACCAGCCAACCAGCCTGCGCCGCCTCGCCAGCCTGGCGCCGCGCGTGCTGCACCTGGCCCCGCCGCCCGGCCAGGGCGAAGGCGATCCGCGCACCCGCGCCCTGCTACGGGCCTTGGCGCGCGGCAGCGCCCAAAGTCCTGGAGCAGGCTTCGGTTACGGCATCGCCCTGGTCTACGGTTCGACCAGCGGCGTGTACGGCGACTGCGCGGGCGCCTTGATCGACGAAACCCGCACGCCGCGCCCGTTGTCGGCGCGCGCGCGCCGGCGGGTGGCGGCGGAACGAATGCTGCGCGACTGGGGCCGCCACGGTGCACAGCGCCGGGTGAGCATCCTGCGCATCCCCGGCATCTACGCGCCAGACCGCCCCGGCGGCACCCCGCGTGAACGCCTGCTCGCCGGCACGCCCACGCTGCGCGCCGAGGACGACGTGTACACCAGCCACATCCATGCGGACGACCTGGCGCGCGCCTGCCTGGCCGCGCTCTGGCGTGGCCGCGCGCACCGCATCTACCACGCCAGCGACGACACGCGGCTGAAGCTGGGCGACTACCTCGACCTCGCGGCCGAGCGCTACGGCCTGCCGAGCGCCCCGCGCCTCACGCGCGCGCAGGCCGAGCAGGCGCTAACGCCGGAGCGCATGAGTTTTCTGCGTGAATCCCGCCAGTTGGACAACCGGCGCTTGAAACAGGAATTGCGCCTGCGCCTGCGCCACCCCACGGTGGTCCAGGGACTCTGA